In Aliiglaciecola sp. LCG003, a genomic segment contains:
- the ligA gene encoding NAD-dependent DNA ligase LigA, whose protein sequence is MTTSVNLVQQINALRSQLNEYNYQYYVLDDPSVPDAEYDRTMQQLKDLEAANPELRSADSPTQKVGGKALSAFTQVEHEVPMLSLDNAFNEEELTSFDKRIKDRLKQDISIQYSCEPKLDGLAVSILYENGSLVRAATRGDGRVGENITNNVKTIANVPLRLRGEAIPARLEVRGEVFMPKKGFETLNEQQKLADKKVFVNPRNAAAGSLRQLDPKITASRPLMFYAYSLGVVEDPVVALANSHSSRLQQLANWGLPVCKEIDVAEGIERCHEYFNKIGQQRDALSYDIDGVVFKVDDIELQQALGFVSRAPRWAIAEKFPAQEQMTKLIDVEFQVGRTGAITPVARLEPVFVGGVTVSNATLHNQDEIQRLGVKKGDTVIIRRAGDVIPQIVSVVDHLRPDDASEIEFPEECPVCRSHIEKIEGEVVARCSGGLFCAAQRKEAMKHFASRKALDIDGLGDKLVEQLVDQGLVESPADFFKLNVAQLANMERMGEKSAANLVNALGQSRKTTLAKFLYALGIREVGETTAANLASHFRSIEALAEATVEALQEVNDVGVIVANHVYHFFHEAHNIKVLEDLIDAGVNWPAIEQVAADEMPLHGQTFVLTGTYESLDRNEAKTKLQRLGAKVSGSVSAKTHYVVAGAKAGSKLTKAQELGVEVLTEEQMLALFTQHKD, encoded by the coding sequence ATGACAACGTCGGTTAATCTTGTACAGCAAATTAACGCACTTCGCAGCCAGCTAAATGAATACAATTATCAATATTACGTTTTGGATGATCCCAGCGTTCCTGATGCGGAATATGATCGTACCATGCAGCAGCTTAAAGACTTAGAAGCGGCTAATCCTGAGCTACGTAGTGCCGACTCACCTACCCAAAAAGTTGGTGGCAAAGCACTCAGTGCATTTACCCAAGTTGAACACGAAGTTCCCATGTTGTCCCTCGACAACGCCTTCAATGAAGAAGAGTTAACCAGTTTTGATAAGCGTATCAAAGATAGGTTGAAACAAGACATAAGCATTCAATATAGCTGTGAACCCAAGCTAGATGGCTTGGCTGTTAGCATCTTATATGAAAATGGCTCTTTAGTCCGAGCAGCCACACGTGGTGATGGCAGGGTGGGAGAAAATATCACTAATAACGTTAAAACCATCGCGAATGTCCCCCTGCGATTGCGCGGAGAAGCCATACCTGCTCGCCTGGAGGTCAGAGGCGAAGTGTTCATGCCTAAAAAAGGTTTTGAGACGTTAAACGAACAGCAAAAATTAGCCGATAAGAAAGTTTTTGTTAATCCTCGTAATGCTGCTGCGGGAAGTTTGCGGCAACTGGATCCGAAAATTACGGCAAGTCGACCTTTGATGTTTTATGCTTACTCATTAGGCGTGGTCGAGGATCCCGTGGTGGCTTTAGCCAATTCGCATTCATCGCGATTACAACAGCTTGCTAATTGGGGATTACCAGTGTGCAAAGAGATTGATGTGGCCGAAGGCATTGAACGTTGTCATGAGTATTTTAATAAAATTGGTCAACAAAGGGACGCTTTAAGCTATGACATCGATGGTGTGGTATTTAAAGTAGACGATATAGAATTGCAGCAGGCGTTAGGCTTTGTGTCAAGGGCCCCTCGCTGGGCGATAGCTGAAAAATTTCCAGCACAAGAACAAATGACCAAACTAATTGATGTGGAATTTCAAGTTGGTAGAACGGGCGCAATAACCCCAGTGGCCCGCTTGGAACCCGTTTTTGTTGGCGGCGTAACAGTGTCTAATGCGACCTTGCATAATCAAGACGAAATCCAACGCCTTGGTGTTAAAAAAGGCGATACCGTAATCATTCGCCGAGCCGGCGATGTGATTCCTCAGATAGTGTCAGTGGTAGATCACTTACGCCCCGATGATGCCAGCGAGATTGAATTTCCCGAGGAGTGTCCGGTTTGCCGCTCGCATATTGAAAAAATTGAAGGTGAAGTCGTTGCTCGCTGCAGTGGTGGTTTATTTTGTGCCGCCCAACGTAAAGAAGCGATGAAGCATTTTGCCTCGCGAAAAGCCCTAGATATTGATGGTTTAGGAGACAAATTAGTCGAACAACTGGTAGACCAGGGCTTGGTTGAAAGCCCCGCAGACTTCTTTAAATTGAATGTTGCTCAGCTTGCCAATATGGAACGCATGGGCGAAAAGTCAGCGGCTAATTTGGTCAATGCACTTGGTCAATCCCGTAAAACGACTTTGGCGAAGTTCTTGTATGCCTTAGGGATCAGAGAAGTAGGCGAAACCACCGCAGCCAATTTGGCCAGCCATTTCAGAAGCATTGAAGCATTAGCTGAGGCAACTGTTGAGGCCCTTCAAGAGGTCAATGACGTGGGGGTTATCGTGGCCAATCACGTTTATCATTTTTTCCATGAAGCACATAATATCAAGGTTTTAGAGGATCTGATTGACGCCGGCGTTAATTGGCCTGCCATTGAGCAAGTGGCGGCTGATGAAATGCCCTTACACGGTCAAACATTTGTTTTGACGGGTACTTATGAGAGCTTGGATAGGAATGAAGCTAAAACCAAGCTGCAGAGATTAGGCGCAAAAGTGTCAGGCAGCGTATCGGCTAAAACTCATTATGTAGTTGCAGGTGCTAAAGCTGGCTCGAAATTAACTAAGGCGCAAGAGTTAGGTGTTGAAGTGTTAACCGAAGAACAGATGCTAGCTTTGTTTACGCAACACAAGGACTAA
- a CDS encoding DUF1801 domain-containing protein, with translation MLPLLYLSKARGISCPCGIEKVNCYTLQSRAKSLTKYRPAKIQQMKTQPTDIAAMQFIDSLDNGARKDDAKQLLSLYKRITGEQPLMWGSSIIGFGQYDYPLANGKTGRSLRSGFSPRKQNLSLYVGAGMQQNPHLLNALGQHKKGKSCLYINKLSDIDWAILEQLIQADLSAMDKRYPR, from the coding sequence ATGCTGCCACTGCTCTATTTATCTAAAGCCCGTGGCATATCTTGCCCTTGTGGAATTGAAAAGGTTAATTGCTACACTTTGCAATCGCGAGCTAAATCCTTAACCAAATACCGACCGGCCAAGATACAACAGATGAAAACACAACCTACAGATATAGCAGCAATGCAATTTATTGACAGTCTAGATAATGGCGCTCGCAAGGATGACGCTAAACAATTATTAAGCCTGTATAAACGTATTACTGGAGAACAACCGCTTATGTGGGGGTCATCCATCATAGGTTTCGGCCAATATGATTATCCGTTGGCGAATGGGAAGACTGGAAGGTCTTTACGCAGTGGCTTCTCACCGCGCAAACAAAACTTAAGTCTTTATGTTGGGGCCGGTATGCAACAGAATCCGCATTTGTTGAACGCTTTGGGCCAGCATAAGAAAGGAAAATCTTGTTTATATATCAATAAATTATCGGATATTGATTGGGCAATACTTGAACAACTTATCCAAGCGGACTTAAGCGCAATGGATAAACGCTACCCACGCTGA
- a CDS encoding DUF2062 domain-containing protein, which translates to MPKNIIKRFLPDHQMIKRQKVLKMFGTVLHDPNLWHLNRKSACGAFGIGLFFMWWPVPFQMWLAAASAIPLRVNLPLSIATVWITNPFTMPPMFYGAYLLGSFVLGVPQQKFDFQLSWSWVVQSIETIGPAFLLGCGILSVVFGLLGYFGLNAVWRYSVNKAWNKRKQERRTTPS; encoded by the coding sequence ATGCCTAAGAATATTATTAAACGCTTTCTACCAGATCATCAAATGATCAAGCGACAAAAAGTACTTAAAATGTTCGGAACTGTACTTCATGACCCAAATTTATGGCATTTGAACCGCAAATCAGCCTGCGGTGCATTCGGAATTGGATTATTTTTCATGTGGTGGCCCGTCCCCTTTCAAATGTGGTTAGCTGCGGCTTCGGCCATACCTTTACGGGTCAACCTTCCTCTTTCAATTGCTACGGTTTGGATCACTAATCCATTTACCATGCCACCTATGTTCTATGGTGCCTATTTGCTCGGTTCCTTTGTTTTAGGAGTACCTCAGCAAAAATTTGATTTTCAACTTAGCTGGAGTTGGGTGGTGCAGAGTATTGAAACTATAGGCCCTGCTTTTCTGTTAGGTTGCGGGATTTTATCTGTGGTATTTGGCTTGTTGGGGTATTTTGGCTTAAATGCGGTGTGGCGCTATTCTGTCAATAAAGCTTGGAATAAACGTAAGCAAGAGCGGCGTACGACGCCATCATAA
- a CDS encoding DNA internalization-related competence protein ComEC/Rec2 codes for MTTSLSAIYWPALPDSLLIPIILIISCFSLKYRYGTVLSGSLFGIVWMASVGYWQLHWQLPAQQIRQIQQLSGSVQSIVTENHNIRFNLRVSHIDKQPVYTGPKVRLSWRAPNFTVKQGQLIHVSVKLKPIHGFANQGGFNYQQWLISGGIVATGYVKDSQTNRLIENSISWRQVLIERLSRFQLPNEGWIAALTFGDRRLFGQQDWQLIQATGIAHLVAISGLHLGIVAAISFLFFAGLLKVCIPVFKLPQHLNYHSIGLIFVALATLGYSYLAGFSLPTLRAWIMLVIVLFLSVSYQYMHAANVLLISIFTFIILDPMSMLSASFWLSFCAIFFITLLFWRWPINQGMSDKPLSFIRLVFNWLKNMLKLQVGLGVLMMPIVASHFSMLSLSAVLINLLAIPAVTFVLVPLCLLIALGLIANLDLVGHILWFTNEVIGLCLTVLHHLADNLIDPIQLAGISAVAWGLFSLGGILCCAPIGAIKRVCSLMLILPLLTSLRVEPNSTWFIHVLDVGQGLSVVIEKQGRAMVYDVGGSYASGFNIADAVLLPFLQHRSLSAIDWLIISHFDNDHAGSLQQVNNGIKVNHFASSRDLCQRGWDFEWQGLNISTLSPPTIDDTSNNDSSCVIRIANQASSVLLPGDISQNIELKLIRMTDKPIASDVLIAAHHGSDTSSSSQFVNAVRPQHVVFSQGHLNRWGFPKQAVVNRFSAINATMYSTAESGQITFVMPTSREQAIQALGYRSDIHPVWYNRYLWPQSH; via the coding sequence GTGACAACGAGCTTGTCGGCGATATATTGGCCAGCGTTACCTGACTCTTTACTGATTCCCATAATACTCATAATTTCCTGTTTTAGTTTAAAATACAGATACGGTACTGTGCTGTCTGGATCGTTATTCGGAATTGTATGGATGGCGAGTGTAGGCTATTGGCAGCTCCATTGGCAACTCCCAGCACAACAAATTCGACAAATTCAACAGCTTTCAGGTTCAGTGCAGAGCATAGTAACCGAAAATCATAACATTAGATTTAACTTACGGGTTAGCCATATCGATAAGCAGCCAGTGTATACCGGGCCTAAGGTTCGATTAAGTTGGCGAGCACCTAATTTTACAGTTAAACAAGGGCAATTAATACACGTCTCGGTGAAATTAAAGCCAATTCATGGTTTTGCTAATCAAGGAGGTTTTAATTATCAACAATGGTTAATCTCAGGCGGAATTGTTGCCACTGGGTATGTCAAGGATAGTCAAACTAATAGGTTGATTGAAAATTCTATCTCTTGGCGACAAGTATTAATCGAACGCTTGAGCCGCTTTCAATTACCCAATGAAGGATGGATAGCTGCATTGACATTTGGTGATAGAAGACTGTTTGGACAACAAGATTGGCAACTGATCCAAGCCACTGGCATAGCCCATTTAGTTGCCATTTCAGGACTGCATCTGGGTATAGTCGCCGCTATTAGTTTTTTATTCTTTGCAGGACTTTTAAAGGTCTGTATACCAGTATTTAAGTTACCACAGCATCTAAATTACCATTCGATTGGATTAATATTTGTCGCTCTGGCTACCTTAGGATATTCCTACTTGGCGGGTTTTAGTTTACCCACCCTAAGAGCATGGATAATGCTAGTGATAGTCCTGTTTCTTTCAGTGAGTTATCAATATATGCATGCAGCCAATGTGCTATTGATTAGCATATTCACCTTTATCATATTGGACCCCATGAGCATGTTGAGTGCTAGCTTTTGGCTAAGTTTTTGTGCCATTTTTTTTATCACTTTATTATTTTGGCGATGGCCGATTAACCAAGGGATGAGTGATAAACCCCTGTCTTTCATACGTCTTGTATTCAATTGGTTAAAGAATATGCTTAAGCTGCAGGTAGGCCTAGGTGTATTAATGATGCCGATTGTCGCCTCTCATTTCTCCATGTTGTCCCTAAGCGCTGTTTTGATTAACTTACTGGCTATTCCGGCTGTTACTTTTGTTCTTGTACCCCTGTGTCTACTAATCGCGCTAGGTTTAATCGCTAACCTAGACTTGGTGGGTCACATTCTATGGTTTACCAATGAAGTAATCGGATTATGTCTAACAGTGTTACATCACCTGGCAGATAACTTGATAGACCCTATCCAGTTGGCTGGAATTAGCGCTGTGGCGTGGGGATTATTTTCATTAGGCGGTATTTTATGTTGTGCCCCTATTGGTGCAATTAAGCGAGTGTGCAGCTTGATGTTAATCCTCCCGCTGTTAACTTCACTGCGGGTGGAGCCCAACAGTACTTGGTTTATCCATGTCCTAGATGTGGGGCAGGGCTTATCGGTGGTGATCGAAAAACAAGGTAGAGCAATGGTATATGATGTGGGCGGTAGTTACGCCAGTGGCTTTAATATTGCTGACGCTGTACTTTTGCCATTTTTGCAACATCGGTCACTTAGCGCGATTGATTGGCTTATCATTAGCCACTTTGACAATGACCATGCTGGAAGCTTGCAGCAAGTCAATAATGGTATAAAAGTAAACCATTTTGCATCCAGCCGAGACCTATGCCAACGGGGTTGGGATTTTGAGTGGCAGGGTTTAAACATATCTACCTTGTCGCCGCCAACAATTGACGACACTAGTAACAACGATTCATCCTGCGTGATCCGCATCGCTAATCAAGCAAGCAGCGTATTATTACCTGGTGATATTAGTCAGAATATAGAACTGAAGCTCATCAGGATGACAGATAAGCCAATCGCATCGGATGTGCTGATTGCCGCCCACCATGGCAGTGACACCTCTTCGAGTTCGCAATTTGTAAATGCTGTACGTCCTCAACATGTGGTGTTTAGCCAAGGACACTTAAATCGCTGGGGCTTTCCCAAACAAGCAGTGGTGAATAGGTTTAGCGCTATCAATGCCACTATGTACTCCACCGCTGAAAGTGGTCAAATCACTTTTGTCATGCCAACCAGCCGCGAGCAAGCAATTCAGGCCCTAGGCTATCGCAGTGACATACATCCGGTTTGGTACAATCGTTATTTATGGCCACAAAGCCACTAA
- the msbA gene encoding lipid A export permease/ATP-binding protein MsbA, translating to MNSTLPTQSLFKRFSVYLHDYKAAFVFAIIGMVGYAAIDAWIFSMLQPIIDESLGKQNYQNLRTAAYFVVPIFIARGLFNFMGTYTLSWIGNQVVMKMRQQLFEKYIYLPVSYHDNNASGGLISKVIYDTEQVSGAASKALLTLVREGAFVIGLLVVMFYNSWQLSLVFLLIGPVVAVIVSVVSKRFRVVSKRIQQSMGNLTSSVEQVIKGHKVVLMFGGQQQEKTRFSSKNNHNRQQNMKLIVARILSVASIQVLASIALAVVLYISSLPVMVEELTPGIFTTVVVCMTMLLKPLKQLTTVNSEFQRGMAACASVFEVIDEGTEIDNGNKKVARLSGEIEFKDVTFSYPDTPKPALQDINFKVGVGQTCALVGRSGSGKSTISSLLTRFYNNQSGQILLDGIPIDQIKLTDLRRQFALVSQHVTLFNDTIANNIAYASEQASMDKILHAAKVAHVDEFVSLLPDGYDTMVGENGLKLSGGQRQRIAIARALLLDAPILILDEATSALDSESEKLIQQALNTLQQDRTSIVVAHRLSTIENADLILVIEQGQIIERGDHATLMESQGAYAQLHSLQFNDGNK from the coding sequence ATGAATTCCACACTTCCAACGCAGTCTTTATTTAAACGTTTCTCGGTTTATTTGCACGATTACAAAGCAGCCTTTGTATTTGCAATTATCGGCATGGTCGGCTACGCGGCTATCGACGCATGGATTTTTTCGATGCTACAGCCCATTATCGATGAAAGCTTGGGCAAGCAAAATTATCAAAATTTGCGCACTGCGGCCTATTTTGTGGTTCCCATTTTTATCGCAAGGGGGCTGTTTAATTTCATGGGCACTTACACCTTGTCTTGGATAGGTAATCAGGTGGTGATGAAAATGCGGCAGCAACTGTTTGAGAAATATATCTACTTGCCGGTCTCCTACCATGATAATAATGCCTCCGGTGGACTCATTTCGAAGGTTATTTACGATACGGAGCAAGTCTCGGGCGCAGCTAGCAAAGCCTTGTTAACCTTGGTCCGTGAAGGGGCATTCGTAATTGGTTTACTGGTTGTAATGTTTTACAACTCTTGGCAGTTGTCATTGGTATTTCTATTGATTGGCCCCGTCGTTGCCGTAATTGTATCCGTGGTCAGTAAAAGATTCAGAGTGGTAAGTAAACGTATCCAACAATCAATGGGTAATCTCACCTCCTCTGTAGAGCAAGTGATTAAGGGTCATAAAGTGGTGTTGATGTTTGGTGGCCAACAACAAGAAAAGACCCGTTTCAGTAGTAAAAATAATCATAATCGCCAGCAAAATATGAAGTTGATTGTGGCCAGAATACTCAGTGTGGCTTCCATACAAGTTTTAGCCTCTATTGCCCTTGCTGTGGTGTTATATATTTCGAGTTTACCCGTGATGGTCGAAGAGCTCACACCGGGTATCTTTACCACTGTAGTGGTATGTATGACCATGCTACTTAAACCGCTAAAACAATTGACCACAGTAAATAGTGAGTTTCAGAGGGGCATGGCAGCTTGCGCCAGCGTATTTGAAGTGATCGATGAAGGAACTGAAATTGATAATGGCAATAAAAAGGTCGCGCGGTTATCTGGCGAGATTGAATTTAAAGACGTGACTTTTAGCTATCCTGATACCCCAAAACCGGCTTTGCAAGATATCAATTTTAAAGTTGGTGTGGGGCAAACCTGCGCCCTAGTTGGCCGTTCGGGCAGTGGTAAATCGACCATTTCCAGTTTACTGACGCGTTTTTATAACAATCAATCCGGTCAGATATTACTAGATGGCATTCCTATCGATCAGATAAAATTGACCGACTTACGCAGACAATTTGCTTTGGTATCCCAGCATGTCACCTTATTCAACGACACTATTGCTAACAATATTGCCTACGCGTCTGAGCAAGCGAGTATGGATAAAATCCTACATGCCGCCAAAGTTGCTCACGTAGATGAGTTTGTGAGTCTGTTACCCGATGGGTACGATACTATGGTCGGTGAAAACGGCTTGAAATTATCCGGTGGCCAACGTCAACGAATTGCAATTGCCAGAGCGTTACTACTAGACGCGCCAATATTGATTTTAGATGAAGCAACTTCGGCCTTAGATTCAGAATCAGAAAAACTCATTCAGCAGGCATTAAACACCTTACAACAAGATCGCACCAGCATAGTCGTCGCACATAGATTATCCACCATCGAAAATGCAGATCTGATTTTAGTTATAGAACAAGGTCAGATTATCGAACGGGGCGATCACGCCACATTGATG